The following are from one region of the Ruficoccus sp. ZRK36 genome:
- a CDS encoding nucleotide exchange factor GrpE, whose amino-acid sequence MKEKPESNEPEAATEAQAAPAPEEAVAPEEASAEAGSETAKLLAELDKAQAQAKDYEDRYLRSMADLDNFRRRAAREKEESRLLANAVLIEELLPALDNFRLGLAAAGNHPEAAEVAKGFEVVAAQLRQVLNGHGLEVIEPAPGEDFDHNLHEAVSQSPSDEIADNKVLTLVRAGYQLNQRLLRPASVVVSSGPAEG is encoded by the coding sequence ATGAAGGAGAAACCCGAAAGCAACGAACCGGAAGCGGCCACCGAGGCACAGGCCGCGCCTGCGCCGGAAGAAGCGGTCGCTCCTGAGGAGGCTTCCGCCGAAGCCGGCTCGGAGACGGCAAAGCTGCTCGCCGAGCTCGACAAAGCCCAGGCCCAGGCCAAGGACTACGAGGACCGCTACCTGCGCTCCATGGCCGATCTGGATAATTTCCGCCGCCGCGCCGCCCGCGAAAAGGAAGAGTCGCGCCTGCTGGCCAACGCTGTCCTGATCGAGGAGTTGCTGCCCGCGCTTGATAATTTTCGTCTCGGCCTCGCTGCCGCCGGTAACCACCCGGAAGCCGCCGAGGTGGCTAAAGGCTTCGAAGTCGTCGCTGCCCAGCTGCGCCAGGTCCTCAACGGCCATGGCCTTGAGGTGATCGAACCCGCCCCCGGCGAGGACTTCGACCACAACCTGCACGAGGCTGTCTCGCAAAGCCCGAGCGACGAAATCGCCGACAACAAGGTGCTCACCCTCGTCCGGGCGGGCTACCAGCTCAACCAGCGCCTGCTGCGCCCGGCTTCGGTCGTGGTCTCCAGCGGCCCCGCCGAAGGTTGA